The Spirosoma sp. SC4-14 DNA window TGAACATCTTTCCTACCCAGTACTCTACGTTATCGACAGTTGCATTAACCAACCATATTGAAAAGCACTATGGTCTCACGAATCTGACGGGAAAATTCCTGTTGCACGGCGTGAGTGATACCTATCGACTGGATGGCCTGACCGATAGCTATATTTTCAAGGTATATCGAAGTGCCCATCGAAAGCTGAATGAAATAAAAGGCGAAGTCGAGCTGATCCGTATTTTGCACGAACGTGGGGCTCAGGTTTCCTATCCGATTCTGGACCGTAACAACGAGTCAATCCAGGTATTCTCTGCGGCCGAAGGAACGCGCCATGGGGTATTATTCTCGTTTGCTAATGGCAAAAACGTCTACGATTTTACGGATGAACAACTGCGGATTATTGGGCGTGAGATGGCATTTAACCACAATATTACCTCCCAAATCGAATTGGCCTATGAGCGTAACGCATATGACATTGAAACTACGCTCCAACGGCCGCTCCAACGGCTGAAACCCTGGTTTGTCGATGATCCGGAAGGGTATTCATACTTACTGGCCATTGCTGGTCAGGTTATTCAGAAACTCGGAACGTTCGATACCGATTGTTTTAGCTATGGCTACTGCCATTATGACTACTTGCCTAAGAATTTCCATTTCGACGGTGATCGGTTAACGCTATTCGACTTCGATTTTGCGGGGAAAGGGTTTCTGGCAAATGATCTGGCGTCGTTTCTAGTCCATTTTTTCTTTCATACTGCCACGGGTAAAATCACGAAAGGAGAGGCCGATCGTCAATATCTCCTTTTTGTAGAGGGCTATCGGCAAATACGGCCGTTGTCGGATGAAGAGTTGGAGGCAGTACCATTTCTGGGTATCATGTTCTGGATATTTTATCTGGGATTTCAATACGAAAACCTGGACGATTGGGCCAATACCTTTGCCGGACCGCGCTATCTGAAAGAGCGCGTCTCTATTATTAAGCGGTTTTCGGAAATGTTTTGTCGGTTTTAACACAAAGGCATTATAGGGCTATGCAGTATGTATATGGTTCTCTTTTAGGTTTCTTCTTCATGGTATTAATGGGAAGCAACAATGGCAGTTTTGGTCAGAAAGCTCAGGAGATACGGCGCTTTCAACTGCCGCAGGTGCAGCAGGGCGTAGCGGTCGATCAATCACATTTTTATGTCATCAACAACCATTCGCTGACGAAACATACCAAAGCCGATGGCAAACAGGTGGCAGCCTGGCAGGATACAACCGGACTGCTGAAACACATGAACAGTGGCGTGGTGCTGGGTAAAAAACTGTATTGTACACATTCCAATTATCCCGATGTGCCGATGGCCAGCTCTATCGAAATTTTTGATACCAGCACACTGCGCCATATTGGAAGCCATAGCTTCGGGCTGTTTCCGGGGTCTGTTACCTGGGCCGATTTTTATCAGGGCCACTGGTGGGTCGCCTTTGCCAATTACTCGAACAAAGCCATGGCCGAAGGGCGCGACAATCGGTGGACAACACTGGTGAAATTTACCGAAAGCTGGCAGCAGGTGGAAGCCTGGGCGTTTCCGGGTAATGTGCTACAGAGTTTTTCGCCTTACAGTACGTCGGGTGGAACCTGGAGCAACGATGGCTTCATCTATTGCACCGGGCATGATAAGCCGGAATTATATGTGCTTAAACTACCCGAACGGGGCCACACGCTCCAATACATAAAAACCATTCCGACCGTGAGCGAAGGGCAAGCCTTTGCCATCGACCGGAGCATAAAAAATAAGGTAATCCTGTATGGCATCACCCGGAATGATAATTATGTGGTCGTGTCGGTAATCGACTAAGATGCAAGTTCGGTACCGTTGAATGAAATAGACCCAAAATCTGTTGCCAGGAGAGCGGTTGGTTTTATACAATCTCCTGATATGAATACCGAGCTATTTTTACCCACAGCCCAGTTGAGCCACCTGGTAAAGCGGTTTATGATCATCGAAAGCGATCTGGGAATGGTCAATAAAATTCTGCCTACAACGTCGGCTGTTATGGCCTTTCGATATAGGGGCGGAGTGAGTTATACGACCGACGCCACCGACACCAGCTTACCAACATCGGTCATCACTGGACTTCGTAATACGACCCGACTGGTAAACTACGCCAGTGCTACTGCCAATCTACTGGTTATTTTTCAGGAAGGCGGAGCCGCTGCCTTGGTGCGCGAGCCGATTCACGAACTGTTTGGCTTAAACGTGGCGCTCGATTCGTTATTTCCTCCGCAACTGATCCGTGATGTGGAAGAACAACTGGCCGAAGCAAAGAGTAATCGGCAGCGGGTGTCAGTCGTAGAGAAATTCCTGATTCGGCGAATGACTGGCATTACGACCGATGCCCTTGTTACGAACGCAATTCGGAACATTCGGCGGACCAACGGGGCAATTCGCATAAAAGAACTACTGACCGACTTGCCCATCAGTCGCGATCCGTTCGAAAAACGATTTCGGCGTATGGTAGGAACCTCGCCCAAGCAGTTTGCCGAAATTGTTCGCTTTCGGCACATCATTAATCGCTACTCACCAGGAACAAGCCTGACCGACACGGCCTATGCCGCTGGCTATTTCGATCAGGCGCATTTTATCAACGATTTTAAGTCGTTTACCGGTCAGTCTCCGCAACAGTTTTTCAAGGCTGGCCGCTACTGGTAAATCAATGATTTTTTACAATTCCGGGGCTGATCGTCAGGGTAGTTTTGCATCGTCAGACGCGAGATGCGTTGCTAAAACAAAACAATGACGACCATGAACGAATATGTTTTTTTAGTGCAGTTTGGCACACAACAGACGTTAACGCCGGAACAACAGAAGCAAAATTCCGCCGATTGGGGAGCGTTGATTCAACACTGGACTGAGCAGGGTGTATTTGTTGGCAGTAGCCTGATCAACCAGCCAGGGGTTGTCATTTCGGGACCAGAGCGGGTGATTTCGCTGGGTTATCTGACCGATTCGAATTTTCGGGTAGTAAGTGCCATTCGGGTGATGGCCGCTGACCTGAACGCAGCCACTGAGATGGCGAAAGCTTGCCCAATTCTGGCCTATCAGGGTAAAATAGAAGTGCGGGAAGTGCAGCCGAGGCCCGTTCTAGCTTAGTTAGTGTCGTGTTATTGGTCATTTGTCAATGGTCATTAGAAAAACCAATGACCATTGACAAATGACCAATGATTTTTTATTGTTTGGCCAGTTCCACAATATCGTTTACCTCCAAAATTTGCTTTTCGTAGCCTTTCGTTACAGTGTTGACCATGGCCTGTCCCACTTCTTTCAGGGTACAAAAACCGGCCGGGTAAAGTGCTCGGCCAATAGGATATAGCCAGGCTAAAAAAGTGTAGTAGCTTTTTATGTTTTTCTGGCCGGGAGTCGCTTTCATAAAGCCCGGCCGGAACATATATGCCTTTTTGAACAGGCGCATTACGGCATTTTCGGTGGCTCCCTTCACACGCGCCCAGGCAACCCGACCTTGTTCTGAACTGTCGGTGCCTGCCCCGGTAACGTAGCAAAACGTTAAATCAGGGCTTTTTTGGGCCAGAATTTCGGCAAAATGCAGGGTCAGGTCGTAGGTCAGGTGTTTGTATTCATCCTGACTCATGCCCACCGACGATACGCCCAGACAGAAAAAACAGGCGTTATACCCTGCTAGCTGATCGGCAATGG harbors:
- a CDS encoding helix-turn-helix domain-containing protein yields the protein MNTELFLPTAQLSHLVKRFMIIESDLGMVNKILPTTSAVMAFRYRGGVSYTTDATDTSLPTSVITGLRNTTRLVNYASATANLLVIFQEGGAAALVREPIHELFGLNVALDSLFPPQLIRDVEEQLAEAKSNRQRVSVVEKFLIRRMTGITTDALVTNAIRNIRRTNGAIRIKELLTDLPISRDPFEKRFRRMVGTSPKQFAEIVRFRHIINRYSPGTSLTDTAYAAGYFDQAHFINDFKSFTGQSPQQFFKAGRYW
- a CDS encoding epimerase — translated: MKVKAIITGATGMVGEGVLLECLNHPDVEQVLIVNRKASGFSHAKLREIVHKDFFNLAPIADQLAGYNACFFCLGVSSVGMSQDEYKHLTYDLTLHFAEILAQKSPDLTFCYVTGAGTDSSEQGRVAWARVKGATENAVMRLFKKAYMFRPGFMKATPGQKNIKSYYTFLAWLYPIGRALYPAGFCTLKEVGQAMVNTVTKGYEKQILEVNDIVELAKQ
- a CDS encoding phosphotransferase, which produces MNIFPTQYSTLSTVALTNHIEKHYGLTNLTGKFLLHGVSDTYRLDGLTDSYIFKVYRSAHRKLNEIKGEVELIRILHERGAQVSYPILDRNNESIQVFSAAEGTRHGVLFSFANGKNVYDFTDEQLRIIGREMAFNHNITSQIELAYERNAYDIETTLQRPLQRLKPWFVDDPEGYSYLLAIAGQVIQKLGTFDTDCFSYGYCHYDYLPKNFHFDGDRLTLFDFDFAGKGFLANDLASFLVHFFFHTATGKITKGEADRQYLLFVEGYRQIRPLSDEELEAVPFLGIMFWIFYLGFQYENLDDWANTFAGPRYLKERVSIIKRFSEMFCRF